The following proteins are encoded in a genomic region of Podarcis muralis unplaced genomic scaffold, rPodMur119.hap1.1 HAP1_SCAFFOLD_104, whole genome shotgun sequence:
- the LOC114591665 gene encoding F-box/WD repeat-containing protein 12 — protein sequence MSAETLTLDCIIHLFSYLEPPDLLRAAQVNKTWNEAAETSSLWRNMCLRRWAFCNISVIPGMQTWKKYYLHRSNLEHKKISGRPSVDYTCKAMRGHTGTITGMAYLSENEHTFATGNVKSVVCTTSSDGTVRAWNVQEGTQIWSSPQQENGLQNIATFPSDKLVATIDCHGIIKLWHGETGEELATFSVSSSSCSVVAYTINSKPFLTVGTGGGKLYTLAAADLSQISSTQLFQNCGIDSLLCSPDGLWIVARPTDNALPPKVVYTHSATNSVDDEVLSSPLPIRGQCLDTCWLPAEPARVAVLHNEEMNFHIVSLDIHIEKKSKYKMSITARQVADFTLAAQLRIGETIMKGFGKQTILLATGPELKLYTLSGTELMAFKDHHNSITSIWVDPFHVVTSSMDLSLRVYSWKNDNKSSLLNGRYHLLGGSHRWSNGFRSVACDDVSIVGVVAGNGDILRAYSFNL from the exons ATGAGCGCTGAGACGCTGACCCTGGACTGCATCATCCACCTGTTCTCATACCTGGAGCCACCGGATCTACTTAGAGCAGCCCAAGTGAATAAG ACATGGAATGAAGCTGCAGAGACCTCTTCTCTTTGGAG AAATATGTGTCTAAGACGATGGGCCTTCTGCAATATCTCAGTGATCCCAGGAATGCAGACATGGAAAAAGTACTATCTCCACCGCTCTAATCTTGAGCATAAAAAGATATCTGGACGGCCTTCAGTTGACTACACATGTAAAGCGATGAGAGGACATACAG GAACGATAACTGGTATGGCTTACCTATCAGAGAACGAGCACACATTTGCAACAGGAAATGTCAAGTCTGTTGTGTGTACCACTTCTTCTGATGGCACAGTCAGGGCATGGAACGTCCAAGAG ggTACACAGATTTGGTCAAGTCCCCAGCAGGAAAATGGACTGCAAAACATTGCCACGTTTCCTTCAGATAAATTGGTGGCTACAATAGACTGTCATGGGATAATCAAACTCTGGCATGGAGAGACAGGGGAAGAGCTTGCAACATTTTCAGTATCATCCTCATCATGCTCTGTGGTTGCCTACACAATAAACAGCAAGCCATTCTTAACG GTAGGCACCGGAGGAGGTAAACTCTATACGTTAGCAGCTGCCGATTTAAGCCAAATTTCATCCACACAACTGTTCCAAAACTGTGGCATAGATTCATTGCTTTGTTCACCCGATGGTCTATGGATAGTTGCTCGCCCTACAGATAATGCTTTACCACCAAAG GTGGTTTATACACATTCTGCAACTAATTCTGTAGATGATGAAGTGTTATCTAGTCCTCTTCCGATCAGAGGTCAGTGCCTTGACACCTGCTGGTTACCCGCAGAACCCGCAAGAGTAGCTGTGCTGCATAATGAAGAGATGAATTTTCACATTGTGAGCTTAGATATACACATTGAGAAGAAGTCTAAATATAAAATGAGTATTACAG CTCGACAGGTTGCAGACTTCACATTAGCAGCACAACTACGGATTGGAGAGACGATTATGAAAGGATTTGGCAAACAAACTATTCTTTTAGCAACTGGACCAGAGCTGAAACTATACACTCTGTCAGGAACTGAATTAATGGCTTTCAAAGATCACCACAATTCTATTACATCAATCTGGGTG GATCCTTTTCATGTTGTCACATCATCCATGGACCTCTCACTTCGTGTGTACTCCTGGAAAAATGACAACAAATCATCTTTGCTGAACGGTCGCTACCACTTACTAGGAGGATCCCACAGATGGTCAAA TGGCTTTAGAAGTGTGGCTTGTGATGATGTGAGCATTGTTGGTGTGGTGGCTGGAAATGGAGACATCTTAAGAGCATACTCCTTTAACTTGTAA